Proteins from one Sarcophilus harrisii chromosome 2, mSarHar1.11, whole genome shotgun sequence genomic window:
- the FRMD6 gene encoding FERM domain-containing protein 6 — protein sequence MNKLNFHNNRVMQDRRSVCIFLPNDKSLNIIINVKVLCHQLLVQVCDLLRLKDCHLFGLSVIQNNEHIYMELSQKLYKYCPKEWKKEASKGIDQFGPPMIIHFRVQYYVENGRLISDRIARYYYYWHLRKQVLHSHCMLQEEAYFLLAAFALQADLGNFKRNKHCGKYFEPEAYFPSWVITKRGKDYILKHIPNMHKDQFALTASEAHLKYIKEAIRLDDIAVHYYRLYKDKREIEASLTLGLTTRGIQIFQNINEEKQLLYDFPWTNVGKLVFVGKKFEILPDGLPSARKLIYYTGCPMRSRHLLELLSNSHRLYMNLQPVLRHIRKLEENEEKKQYRESYISDNLDLDMDHLEKRSQASGSSTGSMKHKRFSHHSTTSHNSSQTSGIETDTKIRDTGPEDSFLGSALYYRLKTCSSMISHDSSHTSGVESGEKDRLEEDSQDDEIEMLVDDPRDLEQINEEAVDVNPDMCIYITEDMLMSQKLNGYSGLIVKEISSSTSSSSETVVKLHGQSTDSLPQAICRKPKTSTDRHSLSLDDIRLYQKDFLQIAGLCQDTAQSYTFGCGHELDEDNLYCNNCLAQQCINIQDTFPVKRTSKYFSLDLTHDEIPEFVV from the exons gtTAAAGTACTGTGTCATCAGTTACTTGTCCAGGTGTGTGATTTGTTGAGGCTAAAAGATTGCCATCTCTTTGGACTCAGTGTCATACAGA ATAATGAACATATTTACATGGAGTTATCAcagaaactttataaatattgtccaaaagaatggaagaaggaagcCAGCAAG GGTATTGACCAGTTTGGTCCTCCAATGATTATTCACTTTCGGGTACAATATTATGTGGAAAATGGCAGGTTAATAAG TGATAGAATAgcaagatattattattattggcacTTGAGAAAACAAGTTCTTCACTCCCACTGTATGCTTCAAGAGGAGGCCTACTTCTTGCTGGCTGCTTTTGCATTACAGGCTGATCTTGGAAACTTCAAAAGGAATAAGCACTGTGGGAAATATTTTGAGCCAGAGGCTTATTTCCCATCTTGG GTTATTACAAAGAGAGGGAAGGATTACATTCTAAAACACATTCCAAATATGCACAAAGATCAGTTTGCACTAACTGCCTCTGAGGCacatcttaaatatattaaagaggCTATTCGACTTGATGACATCGCTGTTCATTACTACAGATTGTATAAG GATAAACGGGAAATTGAAGCGTCATTAACTCTTGGGCTAACCACACGAGGAATACAGATCTTTCAG AATATCAATGAGGAAAAACAGTTACTTTATGACTTCCCTTGGACAAATGTTGGAAAACTAGTATTTGTT GGTAAGAAATTTGAGATTTTGCCAGATGGATTGCCATCAGCCAGAAAGCTCATATACTATACTGGATGTCCCATGCGTTCCAGACACCTCTTAGAGTTACTCAGCAATAGTCATCGTCTCTACATGAACCTGCAACCTGTTCTTCGTCATATTAGGAAGCTTGAAGAGAATGAAG AAAAGAAGCAGTATCGAGAGTCATACATCAGTGACAACTTAGACCTCGACATGGATCACTTGGAGAAAAGATCGCAGGCAAGCGGGAGCAGCACTGGCAGCATGAAGCATAAGCGCTTCTCTCACCATTCCACCACCAGCCACAACAGCTCCCAAACATCAGGCATTGAGACTGACACTAAAATTAGGGACACAGGGCCAGAAGACAGCTTCTTAGGCAGTGCTCTCTATTACAGACTAAAAACCTGCAGCTCCATGATCAGTCATGACAGCTCCCACACCTCTGGGGTGGAAAGTGGTGAGAAGGACAGGCTGGAGGAAGACTCACAGGATGATG AAATAGAGATGCTAGTTGATGACCCCAGAGACTtagaacaaataaatgaagagGCTGTAGATGTCAACCCagatatgtgtatctatatcaCTGAAGACATGCTGATGTCACAGAAGCTTAATGGTTATTCAG gaCTAATTGTAAAGGAAATCAGTTCTTCCACATCTAGCTCTTCAGAAACAGTAGTGAAACTCCATGGCCAAAGCACTGATTCTCTCCCACAG GCTATCTGTCGAAAACCAAAGACTTCTACTGATCGACATAGCTTGAGTTTGGATGATATCAGACTTTACCAAAAAGACTTTTTGCAGATAGCAGGTCTGTGTCAGGACACTGCTCAGAGTTACACTTTCGGATGTGGTCATGAATTAGATGAAGACAATCTCTATTGTAATAACTGCTTGGCTCAGCAATGTATTAACATCCAAGACACTTTCCCAGTCAAAAG